The genomic stretch TTCAAACCAATTCTTTCTACAATCCCAGCTGTGATAACACGTTCAGATGGCATATCATATAATTGGAATTTCAGTGAAGAACTTCCGGCGTTAATTGCAATCGTTTTTTCCATTTTGTTTTTGTCAATTCCTTCCATTATCGTTTCCTTTTGAACCAGTTCTCTATTTCAGCTAAAATCGGTGCAGTTACGCTCGGATCTGTTAGCGAAGAGAGATTGGCCAATAAAACTTCTTTTGGCGGCTTTACATCTACGTCCGCTTTTTGTAAAATCAAGATGCTTTTTCGTGCTTGTTCAGACTTAAACAGTGTTTCAGGCAATTTAATAATTCCCTCAATATGACCGTTTTTCTTGATAAACTTGTCCACCTTAGCAAAGTCACTAGTCCCAAACATTGCGTCAGGTACCAAGAAGAATAAATATCCTCCTGGCTTTGTGTAGCGCATTCCTTGTTCTATAAACAAGAAATGAGCAAATGAATGCCCTTCTTCACGGCAAAGTTCAAATGTTTTTGCATTTTCGTCATCCGGATAATACCCAACAGGTAAATCACTAATTACGACATCTACGGGATCAACTAATAAATTAGCCAGCCCATCTTGATGCAGCAATGTCATTTTTTGTCGCTGTAAATCCGCTCCTACTAGTGCAAGCGAAATAAGCAAATCATCTACATCTACACCACTTGCATGAACGTCTACATCACCTTTTAATTCTAGCTGATTAATCACTGTTGTTAAAAGGTTTGCAGTGCCACAGGCTGGATCCAAGATAGAAACATTTTTCTTCTTTTGAATCACTTTTTCAAGCAAATATGCCACAATGAAACCAATGGAATCTGGCGTCATTTGGTGGTTCACTTGAATACCGTGTTTCATGCCTTTTAGTAGTGCTAATTGAAGACCTTTGCGGATTTCTTCATTCGAGAAATTCTCAAGTTCGATACTTTCGTAAGACGCTTGTAATTTCAATTGTTTTTCAGAAGACAACTCTTCTTTTTGTAAAACTTCTTTTTGAAACAGATTTTCTCCTGTTTCATAAACCGCTTCCAAATAGCTTATTTCAAGTTCATTTTGCAAGATAATAGCTGTATTATCAAGCACTTGAAATAATTCTTGCGTTGCTTCATTTGCCAAAAGTAACACCTCGAATTTTCATCATTACTAACACCACCAAACATTATACAGTATTTCTAAAGAATGTGAAAGGATTTTATGTAGTAAAAGATGAAATTCTCATTGGAAATAGTTCATTATCATTAGTACAGTTTATTTTTAGTAGTAATACAGAAAAAAGCCCTCCTAACTAAAGGAAGGCTTTTACGATTTAGGCTTTTTTCGCAGCTTCAATTGCAGCTTCATAATTCGGATGATCGCTACCTTCTGGAACTACTTCCGTGTAGACGATTTCCCCTGCTGCATTTACCACAAAAACAGAACGAGCTAGTAAGCGAAGTTCTTTCATGACTACACCGTATGCTTCGCCAAAAGAAAGATCGCGGTGATCAGATAATGTAATCGCATTTGGTAAACCTTCTGCGGCACACCATTTCTTTTGAGCAAATGGTAAATCAACGGAGATAGTTAAGACAACTGTATTATCTAAATTGCTTGCTTCTTCATTAAATTTACGCGTTTGTGTGGAACAAACACTTGTATCAATGGAAGGAACAACGCTGATAAGTCTCACTTTCCCGTCATAATCGTGCAATGTTACTTCTTCTAAATCTCTATTCACCACTGTGAAGTTCGGCGCTTTGTCGCCAACTTTTCTTTCGGTACCTACGAGTGTAACTGGATTATGTTTAAATGTTACTTGAGTCATTTTTTCTTCCTCCTTTAATGGACGCTTCTATTCCATTTTAAAGAAGAAGTTTGCTATAAGCTATTTTTTTGCTCCATTTACCCATTTTTCATCTAGTTCTAAGTAGCCCGTGTGGACGACAGATGTGGATTCAAAAAAGTCCGCAATGCCTTGTTTGTTTGGTGTAAAGGCACAAACCACATATAACGGCCAAATTGTTTTTAAGACAAAACGCATCGCACCTTCTCGAAATAAAACGGTTAACCAAGTTAATTTTTCGCCATCAAGTTTCACTACGCGAAGACCAAATAACATTTTTCCAAGCGTTTGTCCGAAAAACTTAGTAAGCAGAATAAAGTAAGCTAAAAAGATAATCGTTGTCATTCCCCAATAAAATGTGAAGAAACTGTCATCCATCCCCATTCCAGAAACGCGGAAAATCGGATTAATAATGATTCCCTTCAAGGCTGCGATGACAACTAAATCGACTAAATAAGCTAAAAACCGGATCCAAAAGCCAGCAAAGTACTGTTTAGGAATGGCTTCTTCTTTCTGAATTGGTGGTTCATAATGATAGACTTGGCGTTTACTTTCAAAAGTAACATTTTCATTAGCCATGTGCGCCTCTCCTCTCACATTATTCTCCATATAAATACATCATTCTTGGCGCTTTAAGTGTGCCAGTTAATTTGATTAGTTGGGAAATATCTGCATTTTGACCAGAGATTTTTTGTGCAGCTACAGAGAATAGCGAGCTAAAGTTTTCTGGTGTATCATATTGAATGACTGTCGCATCAGCTAACCCTTGTTCTTTTTTCAAAGCTTCTAGGGCATCTTCTTGATAACCAAATTCATCAATCAATCCGTTCTCTTTTGCTTGGCGGCCGTCGTATATGCGACCATCTGCAATTTTACGCACTTGTTCTACAGTCATTCCACGGCCCTGTGCAACTACTTTAACGAACTCATTATAAGAATCATCAATCATTGACTGCATAATCTTCTTCTCGTCTTCCGTCATTGGTCTTGTCCCGCTCATAATGTCTTTATATTCGCCACTTTTAATGGTATTATCTGAAACACCTAATTTTTTCATGAGTTCACTATAGTCATACCCTTGCATAATGACGCCAAGCGAGCCGGTCAATGTTTCTTTACTTGCAAAAATTTTGTCGGCTGGCGCGGAAATATAATATCCACCTGATGCTGCCATACTCCCCATGGAAACATAGAATGGAATATTGCGTTCTTTTTGAATTTGTAAAATTTTATCACGAATTTGCGCGGATTCCATGACACCGCCACCTGGTGAATTAACATACAGCAGTACGCCTTGGATATAGTCATCATTTCTCACTTGTTCTAATTGTTGCATAAAAAAAGAATGATTGTAGCCAGCCTCACTAAATAAGGAACCTGAATCTCCCGTATCTTGAATAGTGCCATCTACAGATAATACAGCAATTGTATCATTCCCGCCTTCTTCAATTACTGTTTCGGTTAGTTCGCCGGTATCTGCGAATAGGCTTTCGACAAATGTCGGACTACTATCTTCCTTTGAAGCGATTTGACTTGATGTAAACTTTGCTAACGCACTGACTATCAAAAGTGCAAAAACAATCCCTAGTGCAATCCATCTTTTAGCGTTCATTTATTTCTCCCCTTTTTCTGATTAGATAATGTAATAATACCAGCCTCTTTTATTTTGTACAATCTTTCTCTTAAATTGTGTCCCATTTCACTTTTTTACTTATGATGAAAGAAATTGCTCTGAAGTCATGTTATAATAAGTTTGTTGATTAAAATTGGATTCTGGAGGGACAACTAACATGGCAAAAACTATTTTTTATTTTTCCTATCGAAAAACAGAAGAACTACATGCAAAAGCAAAAGAATTGAAGAAAATTACGACGGATTATGGATATGAATTAACGGATGACTATCAAAAAGCAAACGTTATTATCAGCATTGGTGGTGATGGTGCTTTTCTTAAATCTGTAAGAGAAACTGGCTTCCGTCAAGATTGTTTATATGCAGGGATTGCGCTAACAGAGCAATTAGGTCAATACTGTGACTTCCATATTAATCAATTGGATGAAATCATCAAGGCAGCCATTGAAGATCGTTGGTTAGTAAGACGTTATCCAACTATCTATGGAACAGTGAATAACACCAAAGCTTTTTATGTATTAAATGAATTTAACATTCGTTCTTCTATTATTAGAACGCTTACGATGGATCTTTATATTAATGATTCTCACTTCGAAACTTTCCGCGGAGATGGCATGGTTATTTCCACACCAACAGGAAGTACCGCTTATAATAAATCAGTGAACGGTTCTATCGTGGACCCACTTCTTCCATCTATGCAAGTAAGTGAACTGGCTTCTATTAACAATAACAAATTCCGCACACTTGGTTCTTCGTTCATTCTTAGTCCAAAACGCAAACTACGTATTGAAATTGCGTCTGAAGAAGGAAATAACGAATTCCCGATGATTGGAATGGATAGCGAAGCACTTAGTATCCAACACGTGCATGAAGTTAATTTAGAAGTAGGCGATCGTTTTATCAATATTATCAAACTGCCTAAAAATTCTTTCTGGGATAAAGTGAAACGTAATTTCTTATAATAAAAAAGTCTGGCACTTACGCCAGACTTTTTTATTTTGCTTCCAAGATGGCTGCTAGTAATGCTTTTTGTGCATGAAGCCGATTTCCCGCTTGTTGATAAATGACCGAGTGATTGCCATCAATGATTTCAGCTGTCACTTCTTCTTCCCGATGTGCTGGTAAGCAATGTAAGAAGTGGTAATCAGGCTTGGCACCACTAACTAATTCTGCATTTACTTGATATTTTTCGCCAAAATCCGCCAAACGTTTCGCATTTTCATCTTCTTGCCCCATACTTGTCCAAACATCCGTATAAATAAAGTCCGCATCAGTCACTGCAAGTTTTGGATCTTCTGTAACGAAAATCTTGCCACCACTTTGCTTCGCCAGATTTTCTGCCTTTGCAAGAATTGTTTCGTCGACCTCATACCCTTTTGGCATCGCAAGGCGAATATCTATCCCGACCATAGCGCCGGCTAAAAGCAATGAATGACATACATTGTTACCATCACCAATATAAGCTAGTTTGACACCTTCCAACTGATCTTTCCATTCATAAATAGTCATTAAATCCGCTAACGCCTGACATGGATGATGCAGGTCGGTTAAGCCATTAATAATTGGAATTTCTGCATGATACGCCAATTCTTCTACTTTTTCATGACTAAATGTCCGAATCATAATTGCATCAATATATTCTGACATCACATGCGCCGTATCTTTAATCGGTTCACCACGCCCGATTTGCAATTCCTTTGAACTCATCACTATCGCTTGTCCACCTAATTGCAGAATCCCGGCTTCAAAAGAAACCCGTGTTCTAGTAGAAGGCTTGTCAAAGATCATTCCTAAAATTTTCCCGCTTAAAATATGACTATAATGAGCTGGATTCGTTTTCATTGCAACAGCTAATTTAATAATATCTGTCAATTCTTCTTTATTCCATTCAAGCAAACTGAGCATATCTTTCCCAGCTGTATTATTTTTCGCATACATTGTCATCCCTCTTCACTCCCAATCAATTGGTTTTCCAAAACACTTTTCAATAAATATATGGCTTGATCGATTTCTGCATAACTGACGGTTAAAGGTGGTAAGATTCGTAGCACATTAGCCCCCGCAGTTAGTATTAGCAATCCTTTATCTCTAAGTTCCGTTACAACTGGTTCTGCGGTATTTTCAAGTTCTATACCTATCAGAAATCCTCCACCACGAATGACAGAAACATTATCCAACGCCTCTAAATGCACTTCTAACAAATATCTAAAATAGTCTGCTTTGGCATTTACCTCTTCTAAAAATCCCGCTTGTTTCATTGTTCGTAATATCTCTTTAGCCGCCGCAAGGGCCAATTTATTTCCTCCAAAAGTAGAGCCATGACTTCCTGGCCCAAAAGCACTACTTAGATTCGCTTTTCCGACCATCGCTCCAATCGGCAAGCCATTTCCAAGCCCTTTTGCTAAAGTGAAAATATCTGGTTCTAAACCAATCTGCTCAAATCCATAAAGCGTCCCCGTTCGCCCAAGCCCAGTCTGCACTTCATCAATAATTAATAATACCCCCATTTTTTTGCAAAGCAATTGAACCTCTAAAAGAAAGGCTGCATTTGCTGGGATGACGCCACCTTCCCCTTGAATTACTTCTAACATGACTGCTGCTGTATGTTCATCGATTTCTGCTCGGAAAGCCTCGATGTCATTATAAGGGACGTAAGTGAAGCCAGGAACAAGTCCCCCGAACCCTTGATGAATTTTAGCTTGGGCTGTAGCTGACATCGAACCAAAAGTACGTCCGTGGAAAGATTTTTCAAAGGTAATTATTTTTTCTTTCCCGGTATATTTTCTAGCTAATTTGAGCGCTGCTTCATTTGCCTCTGTTCCGCTATTACAAAAGAAAACTAATCTGTCTTTACCATCTGCAATTAATTCTGCGACACTATCTTGCAAAGCACATTCATATAAATTCGATGTGTGCCAAATATTCGTTAGTTGTTGTTGTACTGCTTCTGCAACATTTGCTGGACAATGACCAAGGTTACAAACTGCGATACCGCTAGTGAAATCGAGATATGTTTTACCATTTTTATCTGTTACAACCGTGCCCGTACCGTTAACTAAATCAATAGGAAACCTTTTGTATGTTGGAAAAACATGTTTCATCCAATCGCCACCTTGTTTTTTATTTTTGTTCCGCTAGTGTTAAGGGAATCTGTAATAATAACTTTTCCGACACCGTTTTCGGCAGCAAAGGCAGCGCTAGCTAATTTAGGAATCATTCCACCTTTTATTACGCCGGCATTTTGCAGCTTTTCTATTTCATCTGTGGCTATTTCGCCAATAATTTCTGAACCTTTTTTCACACCAGGTACATCTGTTAGTAAATAGAGTGCTTCTGCTTGAAGTGCGCTTGCTACTTCACAGGCGGCTGTATCTGCATTGACATTTAGCCAATCGTATTCACTGTTTATACCAAGCGGCGCAATCACAGTGATAATATTTTCGCTAAGTAATTGTTCGATTAAATCTGTCTTTACTTTCGTTATTTTTCCGACAAATCCCAAATTCGCGTCGTTCAAAAAATCTGCTTCTAGTAACCCTGTATCACCCGCATTTAAACCGATAACCGAAATATTACGTTTTTGAAAAGCAGTGGTAATAGCTGGTTGGACTTGGCCAATTAAAACCATTTTTGTCACTTCAAGAGTCGCTTTATTAGTGACACGTAGACCATTTTTTGTTTCGACAGGAATAGCAAGAGATTTCATCATTTTTGTAATATAATGCCCACCACCATGAACGAGTACAATTTTTTTATTGGCAGCTTGCCATTGTATTATTTGTTGGAAAAAATCTTCTGTTAAATTGTCACTTGCGACACCGCCTAGTTTTACGACTATCGTATTCTCCATCCTGATTCCTCCTTACGTCCGGTAGCATGCGTTAATTTTGACGTATTCATAACTCAAGTCGCAACCCCATGCTGTTCCTGACTCAAGTCCGATATGAAGATCAACGTCGATAATGATATGCTCTTCTTCTAAATAGGCATCTAACGCCTGTTGATTAAAAATGGTTTGGCTGCTATGATTCAGAATTTCAATCCCGCCAATTTTAATCGTAATATTATCTGGCGCAAACCGGCCACCTGAATAGCCAATCGCGCAAATAATACGTCCCCAGTTCCCATCTCCACCAAAAGCTGCCGTCTTCACGAGACTAGAGGAAACAATTTTTTTAGCAATCATTCTTGCATCTTCTGTTTTTGTAGCGCCATTAACTTGTACCTCGATTAGTTTTGTCGCTCCCTCGCCGTCTCGCGCGATGCTTTTAGCAAGGTGCTCCGTTACCGCTTGAAACATATCCGCAAATTTCGCAAAATCCGCTGTCCCTTCCTGAAGCAT from Listeria monocytogenes ATCC 19117 encodes the following:
- a CDS encoding class I SAM-dependent methyltransferase, whose amino-acid sequence is MANEATQELFQVLDNTAIILQNELEISYLEAVYETGENLFQKEVLQKEELSSEKQLKLQASYESIELENFSNEEIRKGLQLALLKGMKHGIQVNHQMTPDSIGFIVAYLLEKVIQKKKNVSILDPACGTANLLTTVINQLELKGDVDVHASGVDVDDLLISLALVGADLQRQKMTLLHQDGLANLLVDPVDVVISDLPVGYYPDDENAKTFELCREEGHSFAHFLFIEQGMRYTKPGGYLFFLVPDAMFGTSDFAKVDKFIKKNGHIEGIIKLPETLFKSEQARKSILILQKADVDVKPPKEVLLANLSSLTDPSVTAPILAEIENWFKRKR
- the tpx gene encoding thiol peroxidase, with translation MTQVTFKHNPVTLVGTERKVGDKAPNFTVVNRDLEEVTLHDYDGKVRLISVVPSIDTSVCSTQTRKFNEEASNLDNTVVLTISVDLPFAQKKWCAAEGLPNAITLSDHRDLSFGEAYGVVMKELRLLARSVFVVNAAGEIVYTEVVPEGSDHPNYEAAIEAAKKA
- a CDS encoding RDD family protein, coding for MANENVTFESKRQVYHYEPPIQKEEAIPKQYFAGFWIRFLAYLVDLVVIAALKGIIINPIFRVSGMGMDDSFFTFYWGMTTIIFLAYFILLTKFFGQTLGKMLFGLRVVKLDGEKLTWLTVLFREGAMRFVLKTIWPLYVVCAFTPNKQGIADFFESTSVVHTGYLELDEKWVNGAKK
- the sppA gene encoding signal peptide peptidase SppA, with protein sequence MNAKRWIALGIVFALLIVSALAKFTSSQIASKEDSSPTFVESLFADTGELTETVIEEGGNDTIAVLSVDGTIQDTGDSGSLFSEAGYNHSFFMQQLEQVRNDDYIQGVLLYVNSPGGGVMESAQIRDKILQIQKERNIPFYVSMGSMAASGGYYISAPADKIFASKETLTGSLGVIMQGYDYSELMKKLGVSDNTIKSGEYKDIMSGTRPMTEDEKKIMQSMIDDSYNEFVKVVAQGRGMTVEQVRKIADGRIYDGRQAKENGLIDEFGYQEDALEALKKEQGLADATVIQYDTPENFSSLFSVAAQKISGQNADISQLIKLTGTLKAPRMMYLYGE
- a CDS encoding NAD kinase; protein product: MAKTIFYFSYRKTEELHAKAKELKKITTDYGYELTDDYQKANVIISIGGDGAFLKSVRETGFRQDCLYAGIALTEQLGQYCDFHINQLDEIIKAAIEDRWLVRRYPTIYGTVNNTKAFYVLNEFNIRSSIIRTLTMDLYINDSHFETFRGDGMVISTPTGSTAYNKSVNGSIVDPLLPSMQVSELASINNNKFRTLGSSFILSPKRKLRIEIASEEGNNEFPMIGMDSEALSIQHVHEVNLEVGDRFINIIKLPKNSFWDKVKRNFL
- the argF gene encoding ornithine carbamoyltransferase, coding for MTMYAKNNTAGKDMLSLLEWNKEELTDIIKLAVAMKTNPAHYSHILSGKILGMIFDKPSTRTRVSFEAGILQLGGQAIVMSSKELQIGRGEPIKDTAHVMSEYIDAIMIRTFSHEKVEELAYHAEIPIINGLTDLHHPCQALADLMTIYEWKDQLEGVKLAYIGDGNNVCHSLLLAGAMVGIDIRLAMPKGYEVDETILAKAENLAKQSGGKIFVTEDPKLAVTDADFIYTDVWTSMGQEDENAKRLADFGEKYQVNAELVSGAKPDYHFLHCLPAHREEEVTAEIIDGNHSVIYQQAGNRLHAQKALLAAILEAK
- a CDS encoding acetylornithine transaminase, with the translated sequence MKHVFPTYKRFPIDLVNGTGTVVTDKNGKTYLDFTSGIAVCNLGHCPANVAEAVQQQLTNIWHTSNLYECALQDSVAELIADGKDRLVFFCNSGTEANEAALKLARKYTGKEKIITFEKSFHGRTFGSMSATAQAKIHQGFGGLVPGFTYVPYNDIEAFRAEIDEHTAAVMLEVIQGEGGVIPANAAFLLEVQLLCKKMGVLLIIDEVQTGLGRTGTLYGFEQIGLEPDIFTLAKGLGNGLPIGAMVGKANLSSAFGPGSHGSTFGGNKLALAAAKEILRTMKQAGFLEEVNAKADYFRYLLEVHLEALDNVSVIRGGGFLIGIELENTAEPVVTELRDKGLLILTAGANVLRILPPLTVSYAEIDQAIYLLKSVLENQLIGSEEG
- the argB gene encoding acetylglutamate kinase, which gives rise to MENTIVVKLGGVASDNLTEDFFQQIIQWQAANKKIVLVHGGGHYITKMMKSLAIPVETKNGLRVTNKATLEVTKMVLIGQVQPAITTAFQKRNISVIGLNAGDTGLLEADFLNDANLGFVGKITKVKTDLIEQLLSENIITVIAPLGINSEYDWLNVNADTAACEVASALQAEALYLLTDVPGVKKGSEIIGEIATDEIEKLQNAGVIKGGMIPKLASAAFAAENGVGKVIITDSLNTSGTKIKNKVAIG